A window of the Buchnera aphidicola (Periphyllus koelreuteriae) genome harbors these coding sequences:
- the iscU gene encoding Fe-S cluster assembly scaffold IscU: protein MSYSKEVIDHYENPRNVGSFNNKDNKNIGNGLVGAPACGDVMKLQIKVDKNGIIEDVKFKTYGCGSAIASSSLITEWIKGKSINSASKIKNKKIAKKLHLPPVKIHCSILAESAIKEAIKDYKKKNKIK, encoded by the coding sequence ATGTCATATAGTAAAGAAGTAATAGATCATTATGAAAATCCAAGAAATGTCGGATCATTTAATAATAAAGATAATAAAAATATTGGAAATGGATTAGTTGGAGCTCCAGCTTGTGGAGATGTAATGAAATTACAAATTAAAGTAGATAAAAATGGAATAATAGAAGATGTCAAATTTAAAACTTATGGTTGTGGCTCTGCTATTGCTTCTAGTTCTTTAATAACAGAATGGATTAAAGGAAAATCTATTAATTCAGCAAGTAAAATTAAAAATAAAAAAATTGCTAAAAAACTTCATCTTCCTCCAGTAAAAATACATTGTTCAATTTTAGCAGAAAGTGCTATTAAAGAAGCGATTAAAGATTATAAAAAAAAAAATAAAATAAAATAA
- the hscB gene encoding Fe-S protein assembly co-chaperone HscB, which yields MNYFSYFNLPLKFNIKKKKIRKKYYSLQKKYHPDFYNNCSLKKKKKILKKSIYINKIYKTLKNPIKRIQYILKLYGYDLKLISKHNRLNKNFLNKQFKYYEKLEKIKFNKNKKIKIKKFYKKIKIKLKKYKQKIEIELNKKSWKQSFYIFKKLFFLYRFKKNIKKLF from the coding sequence ATGAATTATTTTTCTTATTTTAATTTACCGTTAAAATTTAATATAAAAAAAAAAAAAATTCGTAAAAAATATTATTCATTGCAAAAAAAATATCATCCTGATTTTTATAATAATTGTTCATTAAAAAAAAAAAAAAAAATTTTAAAAAAATCAATTTATATAAATAAAATTTATAAAACATTAAAAAATCCAATAAAAAGAATACAATATATATTAAAACTATATGGATATGATTTAAAATTAATTTCAAAACACAATCGATTAAATAAAAATTTTTTAAATAAACAATTTAAATATTATGAAAAATTAGAAAAAATTAAATTCAATAAAAATAAAAAAATAAAAATAAAAAAATTTTATAAAAAAATTAAAATAAAATTGAAAAAATATAAACAAAAAATAGAAATTGAATTAAATAAAAAATCTTGGAAACAATCTTTTTATATTTTTAAAAAATTATTTTTTTTATATCGTTTTAAAAAAAATATTAAAAAATTATTTTAA
- the fdx gene encoding ISC system 2Fe-2S type ferredoxin — MPKIKFLPHKKLLPKGGSFFAKKGESILDVALRNKINIEHACEKSCSCSTCHCIIKKGFKTLSKLKEKEEDILDKAWGLNENSRLSCQAKIGSSDIEVKIPLYTKNHI; from the coding sequence ATGCCAAAAATTAAATTTTTACCTCATAAAAAATTATTACCTAAAGGAGGTTCTTTTTTTGCAAAAAAAGGAGAATCTATTTTAGATGTAGCTCTAAGAAATAAAATAAACATTGAACATGCATGTGAAAAATCGTGTTCATGTAGTACATGTCATTGTATTATAAAAAAAGGATTTAAAACTTTATCTAAATTAAAAGAAAAAGAAGAAGATATATTAGATAAAGCATGGGGATTAAATGAAAACAGTAGATTATCTTGTCAAGCAAAAATTGGATCGTCAGATATTGAAGTAAAAATACCATTATATACAAAAAATCATATATAA
- the der gene encoding ribosome biogenesis GTPase Der produces MNLTISLIGCENVGKSTIFNNLINKNKSLILKKSKGLTRDRQTSFFNLNKKIINLIDTPGFFPSKKKFKNKIFFQINLAIKESDILLFVISTKNGFSNLNYEISKNIIKLNKKKIILIINKMNKIENNLLLNELYKFGFKTIYFLSAINLNDINLLKKKILKFINKNKFLKYKFNLNNTNKIFEKNKKIIKISVIGRPNSGKSTLINKLINDPKRLITSNISGTTRDTVLVSTIYNNVQYNFFDTLGIRKKSKIKNFIEKEFVKKTLNTLKKVNLSILVIDASEKIISNQDLSLSNLIFKNKCSMIILVNKWDLLTKLEKNEFKKLFYFRFRFLKNIQCSFLSFIFKKNLRYFILKLINKTFFLNYKNFNSSFLTDILHTAVKQQKPACSNNKNRAKLKYAHSGGINPPIIVIHGNKLNDLSLSYKKYLNNFFTSKLNIFGTPLFLQFKNSKNPFLFKK; encoded by the coding sequence ATGAATTTAACAATTTCTTTAATAGGTTGTGAAAATGTAGGAAAATCTACTATTTTTAATAATTTAATTAATAAAAATAAATCTTTAATTTTAAAAAAAAGCAAAGGTTTAACAAGAGATAGACAAACAAGTTTTTTTAATTTAAATAAAAAAATTATTAATTTAATTGATACTCCTGGATTTTTTCCATCAAAAAAAAAATTTAAAAATAAAATATTTTTTCAAATAAATTTAGCTATTAAAGAATCAGATATTTTATTATTTGTGATAAGTACAAAAAATGGATTCAGTAATTTGAATTATGAAATTAGTAAAAATATTATTAAATTAAATAAAAAAAAAATAATTTTAATAATAAATAAAATGAATAAAATTGAAAACAATTTATTATTAAATGAATTATATAAATTTGGATTTAAAACAATTTATTTTCTTTCTGCAATTAATTTAAATGATATAAATTTATTAAAAAAAAAAATATTAAAATTTATTAATAAAAATAAATTTTTAAAATATAAATTCAATTTAAATAATACAAATAAAATATTTGAAAAAAATAAAAAAATTATAAAAATATCTGTTATTGGACGACCTAATTCAGGAAAATCTACATTAATTAATAAATTAATTAATGATCCAAAAAGATTAATTACATCCAATATTTCTGGAACAACGAGAGATACTGTATTAGTTTCTACTATTTATAACAATGTACAATATAATTTTTTTGATACTTTAGGAATTAGAAAAAAATCAAAGATAAAAAATTTTATTGAAAAAGAATTTGTAAAAAAAACATTAAATACATTAAAAAAAGTAAATTTATCTATATTAGTAATAGATGCTTCAGAAAAAATAATTTCGAATCAAGATTTATCTTTATCAAATTTAATTTTTAAAAATAAGTGTTCTATGATTATTTTAGTAAATAAATGGGATTTATTAACTAAATTAGAAAAAAATGAATTCAAAAAACTTTTTTATTTTCGTTTTAGATTTCTTAAAAATATTCAATGTTCCTTTTTATCTTTTATTTTTAAAAAAAATTTAAGATATTTTATTTTAAAATTAATTAATAAAACATTTTTTTTAAATTATAAAAATTTTAATAGTTCTTTTTTAACTGATATTTTACACACAGCTGTTAAACAACAAAAACCAGCATGTTCTAATAATAAAAATAGAGCAAAATTAAAATATGCCCATTCTGGTGGAATAAATCCACCAATTATTGTAATACATGGAAATAAATTAAATGATTTATCTCTTTCATATAAAAAATATTTAAATAATTTTTTTACATCTAAATTAAATATTTTTGGAACACCTCTTTTTTTACAGTTTAAAAATAGTAAAAACCCATTTTTATTTAAAAAATAA